The Vibrio orientalis CIP 102891 = ATCC 33934 genome segment GTTTTATATGAATGAAATATTAATAGGTCAGAGGCATGTCAAACCAATAATATTGATCAATTAATCACACTAAGCATAAATAGAAAAAACAAATAGAGAAGAATGGAAATAGAAATAATTACCAATTGAATAAATAATAAAAAGCCTTGCGTCAAGAGCAAGGCTTTAAATAACTACGTCCAAATTATGACGAAAATCTGTGATTAGAAGTCATACTGCACGTAAATCGTATTGTAGTTACTGCCGCCTTTGATTCGGCCGTATTGGGATGCTTGTTCGAAGATAGCACTACGGTGGTGAAGCGAGTAGCCTACCCACATATTGTCTAAATCGCGATTATTAATTAAGTCGCCGACATTCATATCAAACGAGAAGTCCAAATAGTTAAGAAGGTGGCTTGGTGTATAGCCCTTCTCTGCCATTTCAGAGCCTTCGATATAAGTGATGTTGTCGATGTACGACATGCCTTCCGCAACACCAAAACGCCACTTGGTTGGCCAATCAAACGTATAGTACGCTTTGATTGCCGCAACATACTCTGTTGATGAAGACTGAACATCTGACGACCAGTGATGGACAATACCCGGCGTCAGGTAGATATCTATCGGCAAGCCAAATAGCTCATCGGTTAAAGGGTGACCATAGAAAAATGACGTTAGCTGGTTATTATAAGGGTCTTTTTCGGCGTTCAACTTCATGATGTCGCCGATATTAGAAGGAGTAGCCCAGCCGTGTGCAATACGAACGTAGCGTTTATTAGTTAACTCAGATTTTTTCGCTTTACTCTTGTCAGTGAAGAAGCCGAAACCAACGTAAAACTCTCCTTGATATCTATCTTCAATAATTGATGAATCATAGGTATTGTCGTCGAGTCGCGTCACACTAGTTGCGCCTAACAAGTATAGGTTTGAATAGACGTGGTAGCGCGCACTCACACCGACATTCATATCGATACCCGCTCCGACCGTTTCACCAGTCTGAGCAGAGAACGCGTAATACTCACTGTTAAAGTCAGCGTCTTTGTAGCGTAAGGTTACGTGAGGCTTGAGTTCCCAGTCGCCAAACTCATAATCGCCCGTCGCCGTTAGATTGCCGTGAAAACGGAAATCCTTATCGGCTAATAGCTCGGTATCGAGGGTCCACTGCTCATTGATTCGGTATCGGAGTTGACCACCAAAGTCGACTGAATCCCCTTCATTGACGTTCTGTTCTGAGGCTGGAATATCAACGAACCGCAAACGCATTAGCGCGTTAAGCTGAAACTGTTCATCATCAGTTTCAAAAAGATACGCACCACCTTCCAAACCATTAATGAAAACATGCTCGTTCTCGAAAAACATCATAGGTACAAATGTACCCACGGTTTGATCCCCACCTTGAGTATCAAAAGGGATTGAAGCAGTGCGATAAACTGCGGCTATTCCCCAGTCTTGTTCTGCCACTGCAGAAGTTTTTTCCGCTTGTACAGACGTTGTTACTAACCCACTACTGGCTAAAAATAAGCCTGCTAGACGTTTATAATTTGACATTTTTTACTCAAAAGTACCGAAGACACTCAAATTCTGACCAATTAATCTCGTTAATACTTATGTTTATTGGCGATTGGTCGTTAAAATATGAATATATAATCCATTAAATCTAAAAATAGTGAAAGCCTCAGAATTAAAAAGATTACTCGACGCCTTACCGGACGATAGCGACCCTGAAATTGTGATCGGTGAAGAGTGGCTGCCTGAACGTTTAGTCAACGCGGCACTTGACGGTGAATTGATGTTTCTCGAATTCGATTCTGCGCCCGAAGATATCCAAGGCGATGAAGAAGGACGAGGGTTCGTTGAACATGAAATTGACATGATTCGCTACCGTTTTGAACAAATCTTGATGGATAGCGAAGATATCAAAACCAAAGCGGATGCGATGCTCGCACTATTTTTAATGGGACATGAACTTTCCAGCTCCGAAATCATCGAAATACTCGAAGATCCTGACGTACCTAAAGACCCAACCGAGTAGTGAATGAAAACGCGTTTACCTTTTCTTATTGCAGGCCCAATCTTACGTAAAGTGACCCCCAATGAGCTGGTTTTCTGGCTTGTCACCAGTAAGCCACTTAAAGGCCATTTCTCTCTCCACTTAGAGCCTGAGCAAGGACAGATTTTTAGCGAAGACTTAAATAGTTGCAGCCAGTTGCAAATTGGCAGCCACTGTTATCTTACGCTCGCCCATTTTCGCGGTGAGTTCCCTGCCAATGTCGCACTTAGCTATGAGTTCCACACAGACCAAGGCGCGTTAAGTCAGCTTTATCCAGAATTGCTGTATGGCGATGAAACACGGCTGACCTTTAAGATATCCACTCAAGCCGACTACATTTTGCACGGTTCTTGTCGTAACCCACACCACCCTAGCTCTGACGCGTTAGTCAGTGCTGACAACAAGGTCGCAACACTGCCAATTGAAGAGCGTCCTGATATGTTGATGATGAGTGGTGATCAAATCTATGCCGATCATGTTGCTGGGCCGACACTCGATGCAATAATTCAAACGATTGGACTATTGGGGCTACCAGACGAGCGATATGGTGAAGCACCGATTTCTTCCGCGACGGAACTGTTCAGCCATGCCGATTGTTATTACGGTCGGGATAAAATCCTGCCGCACTATGTCGATGACGGTAGCTTATTAACTAAGCTGTTCCCACATCGCAACACGCCTATTTTCAGCTCGCGTGAGGCAGAGAACCACCTAGTGAGTTTCTCTGAATTTTTTGCCATGTATCTGCTGGTATGGTCGCCAACATTGTGGCCACTGCTGAATACTTCGCGTTTACACGACAACAAGTTCACCCAAGCGGGTCAAGAACTCGAGCCTAAATGGCAACAAAAGTGGCGTGAAGAAAAAGCGATTATTGACCAGTTCGTTACAGGCCTGCCTCAGGTCCAACGTTTGTTCGCCCACATTCCCACTTATATGATTTTTGACGATCATGATGTCACTGATGACTGGAACCTGACCATTGGGTGGGAAAAGGCGGCCTACAGTAACCCTTTCTCTAACCGTATTATCGGTAACGGCCTGATCGCCTACTGGCTTTGCCAAGGTTGGGGAAATGAGCCTGACAACTTCAATCAAGAATTTATGTCGGTCGCGACTCGCTTTTTATCGGAGCCAGGTGAGCGCTATCAAGATGAGTTTATTCAATACCTTTACACCTTTGAACGCTGGCACTACACCATTCACACATCACCTAAGGTTGTCGTATTAGATACTCGCACCCGCCGCTGGCGCTCTGAATCACGTATGAACAAACCTTCTGGCCTAATGGATTGGGAAGCCCTCATCGAGTTTCAACATGAGCTGATGCACCAAGACAAAGTCGTCGTGGTCTCCGCTGCACCAATGTTTGGCGTGAAGGTCATCGAGGCGATGCAAAAGGCGGCAACAATGGCGGCTCAGCCACTATTAATCGATGCCGAAAACTGGATGGCCCATCCGGGTAGTGCCAATACTTTGTTGAGCATTTTTACCCACACCAAAACGCCGACCAACTTTGTTATTCTCTCAGGCGACGTCCACTACTCCTTTGCTTATGACATTAAGTTAAGATTCAGACGCAGTAGTCCTAACATCTATCAAATCACTTGTAGTGGCTTTAAGAATCAGTTTCCTGAGCCCCTACTGGCAGGGTGCGACCACGCAGACCGCTTACTCTACTCACCTCGCTCACCACTTAACTTTTTAACTAAGCGTAAGCGACTCAAGATAAAGAAAAGAGATCCAAATACTTCGGGTAGACGTAGATTGGTCAATACCAGTGCTATTGGTGAGTTAAAACTCGATAGTCATGGTAAGCCACAGCGCATATCCATTTTGACCGGTGAAGGTGTTGAATGGGACTTTCCACCAATTGAAGAAAAGTAAGGTTTCTGTAAAGAGCCTTGAGTTGTGGTTCGATAAGCACTATTTATATCAATAACACCCCAATAAAGGCGCGTTATATGCTCAACTCTATTACTTCACTATTCAAGCAACTACTTGAAGGAAACGATTTAGGCCACACTACGCATGCAGACAGTAACCTCGCAATTGCCTGTTTACTGTGTGAGGTCGCTGGTGCAGATCATCAAATTGAACAAGTAGAGATTGAAGCAAAGAGGTTATTGCTGGCGAGATTGTTGGATATTGATGAGAACGGCGCTGTAGCATTGTTAGCTCGCGCTGAAGCCAAAAGCAAAGAATCCGCGTCTTTATACGACTTTACCTCTCAGCTAAGGGAGCTAAGCCAAGAAACTCGCTTTGAGTTAATCAAGGCGATGTGGGAAGTCGCTCATGCTGACGGTGAAATCGATCCCGTTGAAGATGCCGTTATTCGTAAGACAGCTGAATTACTCTATGTCGATCATAGCGACTTTATTCGCGCTAAATTGTCAGTGACTGAAACGAAAGAGTAACGATCAAAAAAGGGAGCATTCGGCTCCCTCTTGTTATCTTGTATCTGGCTTAAAACATGGTTAAAGCGAGTTTTGCTAAGTTGTACGCATCAACATAACCAGAATGTTGGCGCCCTTCCCACTCGATACCTTTTGCTTCTTGCGCCGCCTTATGGCCGATGCGTTTGTCTTTAAGGCGATTTTGGATTCGATACAAGGTCGCTAAATTAATAAATTCATTGAATGGCATCTCGATACCCTTATCTTGACACTCTTTGATCAAGATACGGTCATCACGTCCCCATGCCGCATAGATTTTATTTGCGCCGCCGAAGTTCTTAACCATCGACTTAAGCACCTCTTCAAGAGGTCGACCTTGTTTTTCTACCTTGCGCGGCGTAATCCCTGTCAATTGAGAACAAAACAGCGAGACCTCATCATGTTCCGGCTTCACATAGTACTGAGCGCGCTTAACGATCTCGCCATTAACAAGATCTATTTCAGCTAAGCCTACTTCAATGATTTCGCCAGTCGTACCGACACCGTTTTCATTCCAACAGCACATCTCTAAATCGAAACAAACTACACGGTTATGGTTCATGATTCGCCTATGTTCAAACAATTGAGAAAGCGCAAAATTCTACATGAGAATCACGCAAAACTCGAATATTGATCCGTTAAGTGGTCAGTTAATCCGCAACGGTGACACAATTTCGACCCGCTTGTTTACTCTTATACAGTTGAGCATCCGCGGCTTTAAGAATTTCTTCTTCACTTTCCAACATTCTCACCGCCGCCCCAACACTTAATGTACAACGAATTTTATGATGGTCAGACTCATAAACGGAGCTAGCAACGACTCGACAAATATTGTTTAAGTACGCAAATAGATCGTCACGGTCAATTTTAGGGGAGAGGATACAAAACTCATCCCCGCCCATACGGACAAAAATATCACTTTCATCCAATTGAGCCTGTACCGTATTGGTGACAAAGACCAACATTTCATCTCCGGCCACATGACCAAAGTAATCATTGATCGACTTGAACTTATCAATATCAAAGGCAATCAGAGAGAAGGTTTGCTCTCGTTCAACCATATCCGATAAAAAGCGATTAAATGCACGTCGATTATATAAGCCCGTCAATGAATCGTGATCGACCATAAACTGCAGTTCTTCCGTTCGCTCATCAAGTAACAAACCGAGGTGCTCTTTGTCTCTTACCAACAGCCAAACGATATAGCTAAGTAAAACGGCGATAACGCATCCTGCCAGTGCGATCCAAGTCAGGACTAAACGCTCGTTTTCAGTCACGTTATTAACCAACTTAAAGTCGACTAGCCACTCTCGGTTCGGCAAAGTGACGCGCTTTGTAATTTCAATACCTTCTGAACTATCCCACCCTTCACTTTGATAAAGAACCGAGTCATCTTCAGCATCAAAGCCCATATCAATCACTTTGATCAACAGATCTTGTTCCGTTGCAGTCCGCTTAACTAATCCATCAAAATAGTGGGTCGTTCTGATTACACCGACCACCACACCGATCAACTCTTGCTTTTTCTCGATATCAAACACAGGGTGATAGACCAACATACC includes the following:
- a CDS encoding MipA/OmpV family protein encodes the protein MSNYKRLAGLFLASSGLVTTSVQAEKTSAVAEQDWGIAAVYRTASIPFDTQGGDQTVGTFVPMMFFENEHVFINGLEGGAYLFETDDEQFQLNALMRLRFVDIPASEQNVNEGDSVDFGGQLRYRINEQWTLDTELLADKDFRFHGNLTATGDYEFGDWELKPHVTLRYKDADFNSEYYAFSAQTGETVGAGIDMNVGVSARYHVYSNLYLLGATSVTRLDDNTYDSSIIEDRYQGEFYVGFGFFTDKSKAKKSELTNKRYVRIAHGWATPSNIGDIMKLNAEKDPYNNQLTSFFYGHPLTDELFGLPIDIYLTPGIVHHWSSDVQSSSTEYVAAIKAYYTFDWPTKWRFGVAEGMSYIDNITYIEGSEMAEKGYTPSHLLNYLDFSFDMNVGDLINNRDLDNMWVGYSLHHRSAIFEQASQYGRIKGGSNYNTIYVQYDF
- a CDS encoding TerB family tellurite resistance protein is translated as MLNSITSLFKQLLEGNDLGHTTHADSNLAIACLLCEVAGADHQIEQVEIEAKRLLLARLLDIDENGAVALLARAEAKSKESASLYDFTSQLRELSQETRFELIKAMWEVAHADGEIDPVEDAVIRKTAELLYVDHSDFIRAKLSVTETKE
- a CDS encoding 3'-5' exonuclease, which gives rise to MNHNRVVCFDLEMCCWNENGVGTTGEIIEVGLAEIDLVNGEIVKRAQYYVKPEHDEVSLFCSQLTGITPRKVEKQGRPLEEVLKSMVKNFGGANKIYAAWGRDDRILIKECQDKGIEMPFNEFINLATLYRIQNRLKDKRIGHKAAQEAKGIEWEGRQHSGYVDAYNLAKLALTMF
- a CDS encoding sensor domain-containing diguanylate cyclase, which encodes MQRLTQKKFLYPIVTFVITALVAIYAVHFVYKTQFDHTVSMVNKLAEQQAENLQKVVESDLHFIGAGANFYHSTEQSNWSRFPVFAEELVSKSDTLIALQWMPRVESGDVAEHTRKVRATFPNFEIYTIPKDGPKTSGYLMADNQPIFVVSDIFPRSEANIGLLGFYSSRLRFQLVLDGLAATGEPNVSDKVRLLQDGLDQNLKKTGMLVYHPVFDIEKKQELIGVVVGVIRTTHYFDGLVKRTATEQDLLIKVIDMGFDAEDDSVLYQSEGWDSSEGIEITKRVTLPNREWLVDFKLVNNVTENERLVLTWIALAGCVIAVLLSYIVWLLVRDKEHLGLLLDERTEELQFMVDHDSLTGLYNRRAFNRFLSDMVEREQTFSLIAFDIDKFKSINDYFGHVAGDEMLVFVTNTVQAQLDESDIFVRMGGDEFCILSPKIDRDDLFAYLNNICRVVASSVYESDHHKIRCTLSVGAAVRMLESEEEILKAADAQLYKSKQAGRNCVTVAD